From the genome of Triticum aestivum cultivar Chinese Spring chromosome 3B, IWGSC CS RefSeq v2.1, whole genome shotgun sequence, one region includes:
- the LOC123071088 gene encoding protein GAMETE CELL DEFECTIVE 1, mitochondrial produces the protein MFALRKTLLHGRLPAPPATAASRISSFLRSLSTSPGGEGGGDEWGSSWSTGITKDHFDGSASAVGRPSPSAPVSKELAAVRTMDEEDEILRSVDRDNKEGRAYVNSWDKRFQETCELLKQVREPGSRGAYLKDSEKQEMYRLHKEDPATYTVERLAKDFRVMRQRVHAILWLKEMEEEEERKQGKPLDDSVEILLDSCPEFFNSHDREFHVASLPYKPDFKVMPEGWDGTTRDPDEVLYEISMKEDAMLYEEFVQRLEFNKKKVAGEVKCHKYSRRRPDDGWAYMVEKLGPQGRRGSGGGWKFISLPDGSSRPLNDTEKMYVKRETPKRRRRIIAPYK, from the exons ATGTTCGCCCTCCGCAAAACCCTGCTCcacggccgcctccccgcgccgccggccaccgccgcatCCAGGATCTCCTCCTTCCTCCGCTCCCTCTCCACGTCTCCGGGGGGCGAGGGAGGCGGGGACGAATGGGGCTCCTCCTGGTCCACCGGCATCACCAAGGACCACTTCGACGGGTCCGCCTCCGCCGTCGGGCGCCCCTCCCCGTCCGCCCCCGTCTCCAAGGAGCTGGCGGCCGTCCGCACCATGGACGAGGAGGATGAGATCCTGCGCTCCGTGGATCGCGACAACAAGGAAGGGAGGGCGTACGTCAACTCGTGGGACAAGCGTTTTCAGGAGACGTGCGAGCTGCTgaagcaggtgcgggagccgggaTCCCGCGGCGCCTACCTCAAGGACTCGGAGAAGCAGGAGATGTACCGGCTGCACAAGGAGGACCCCGCAACGTACACCGTGGAGCGGCTCGCCAAGGACTTCCGCGTCATGCGGCAGCGCGTGCACGCCATCCTCTGGCTcaaggagatggaggaggaggaggagaggaagcagGGCAAGCCGCTCGACGACTCCGTCGAGATCCTGCTAGACAGCTGCCCAGA GTTTTTCAATTCCCATGACAGGGAATTTCATGTGGCATCTCTTCCATATAAACCTGACTTCAAAGTTATGCCTGAGGGCTGGGATGGCACGACAAGAGATCCTGATGAGGTCCTGTATGAGATTTCAATGAAGGAAGATGCGATGTTATATGAGGAATTTGTTCAACGCTTGGAGTTCAACAAGAAAAAG GTGGCAGGAGAGGTGAAGTGCCACAAGTACAGCAGACGACGACCAGACGATGGATGGGCCTACATGGTCGAGAAGCTTGGGCCACAGGGAAGGCGTGGTTCAGGAGGGGGCTGGAAGTTCATCAGTTTGCCTGATGGATCAAGCCGTCCTCTGAATGACACGGAGAAGATGTACGTGAAGAGGGAGACTCCGAAACGGCGGAGGAGGATCATTGCTCCTTACAAGTAA